The window AACCCGGCGGAAAGCAAGGGATCAGGCGTCGCTGAATGCCTCGAGACGACGCGGGGACGTGGTCTCGGAGGTCATGTGGATGCTCCCGCTCCGTGGTTGTGAGCCGCGCCCGGCCGGTGCCGTGCGTCACGACAGATCGGCGAGCAGCTTCAGGATGTCCTTCGAGTGGAGCGAGACCCGGTAGACAAACAGGTCGCCGACGAAGACCCCGTCACGGACGGCGGGGTCGTTCTCCATGACCTCCCTGGCGTCGTTCATGCTCCCGGCGAAGAGGATGACCAGGCCGAAGTCGTCGGTCGTCTGTGACTGCGTCCGGCCCGCCAGAAGGACCACTCCCTCGTCGGCGAGTCCGCTCAGGTACTCGAAGTGCTCCGAGATCACCCGCTTCTCGTCCGGGGTCGGCCCGTCGGTCAGGAGCTCGGGTCTGTCGGGCCGTATCCTGTAGAGATACGTGCTCAATGGTCGATGCCTATTCTCAGGCGCTCAGTCCCATCCCCGCGAGCACCTCGTCGGCTTCCTCGGGGAAGAGCTCACGCACGCACACGGGGCAGATGCCGTGGGAGATCTCGTTCGGGAAGGCGTCCGGGAGGGACGCGTTCACCTCGTACCAGTCATCGTCACTGAGCTTGAGCTTCCCGCAGACCGAGCAGAGGACGACGAGCCTGTCGGGCGCGTCGGAGCTCGGCAGGACGGCCCGGGCCAGCTTGACGACAGCCTCATTGTGCACGGCGTCATTGAGCTCCGAACCGAGATCGATCACGAGCCCGCGCAGGTGGGTCGGCTTCCCGCCGGTGTCACGCTCCAGAGCGAGACCGCGATCCATGAACCACGTGTACTCCCCGTCGGCCTTCCGTATGCGATAGTCGACCTGGTAGACCGGGGAACGTCCCTCCATGTGGTCGCGCATCGCCCGCATGGTGCGTTCGTAGTCCTCGGGATGCAGCAGGTCGGTGAATGCCTCGTACCCGGCTCCGCGGAACGCGTCGGGCTCGTACCCGAGCATCTCGACCTTGCGGTCGTTCGTCGTCACGACGTTCGTTCTGATGTCCCAGTCCCACCAAGCCACATCCGCATCGGCGAGCACCTCATCGAGCCGGCGTCTCAGCTTCTCGATCGATCTCTGGTCCACGCGTCCCCTCCCTGACGGCGTCATGCGCCGCCGGCTCGTCGCGCTCGAGCGCGTTCGATTCGGGCGCCAGCCGCTTCGACATGCTGATGCGCTCCTCGGTCTCGTATCCCAGATGGCGGTAAAAGGAGACGGCCCTCAGGTTCGAGCTTTTCACCTGCAGGTTGACCTTCGGGCAGCCGGAGTCGGCCATCCGCCTCTCGACGGAGGACATGAGCGCCGCTCCGATGCCTCTCCGGCGATGTTCAGGATGAACCGCGACGTAGTAGACCCATCCGCGGTGTCCGTCGAAGCCCGCCATGGCCGTGCCCAGGATCCCGTTCCCCTCCTCCGCGACCAGGAAGAGATCGCGCTGCACGCCGAGCTTACGCGTGATGTCCCGATCCGGATCGTTGTGCGGCGGCGGGTCGAGGAAGACACTCTGCCAGAGTCGGACCACCGCCTGTCGGTCGTCCTCGCGGAACGGGCGAATGCTGACCATGGGCCTCCCGGGCTAGGGCGCACTCGACTCGCGCCTTCGGACGATAACGTAGGCTATCAGCGAAAAGAGGAACACGATCAGGAGCAGCCATGCCAGGCTCTGGAGCGTCCCGATCACCGTCCGGTAGACCTCCAGCGTCCAGCGCTCCGCGTTGAGGACGATGACCTCCGTCTCCTCGACCCTCGGCGTGATGTACTTCTCGAGGTCCCACACCCTGACGCCGCCCGAGATCCCCACGACGTAGATCGCGAACATCAGGTACTTCTGCCAGGCGTCGGCCATCTCTTCGGAGACGGTTCGCTGGAGGATGCGCGTCAGAGAGCGGCGGAAGATGGCGGCGACGGCGAAGCAGGTGAGAACTGCGACAACGAAAGTCACACCGAGAAGAGAGATGAACACGGGTGTCCCCCTTCCGAAACGGCGCCGGGCGGACGTGGAGACCCGCCGAACGGGCGAGGCTCAGGCCGAGATCCTCTGCCCCATCGCGCGCTGGATGGTACGCGCGAACGGCAGCTTGATGTACCTGGGGAGCTCCCTGTGCTCCTTGGAGAGCGTGAGGAAGAGCCACTTGTGCTCGAATACGTTGAACGCTGCGGCGAGGTCCCAGAGCGGGGGGACGACGTACAGCACGTTCCTGCCGACTCTCCGAAGCTCCCTGTCCAGCCGCTCGGGGTCGTCGACGTGCTCCACCGTGTGGGAGCAGAGAACCCACTCGAACTTCCGGTCCCGGAACGGGAGACGGTATATGTCGCGCACTCTCTTGAAATTGCGGACGGCGGAGTGCCGTACGATGTCGACGTTGATGCCGCCGCCGTCCGTGTGCCCGCAGCAGATATTGAGGCACCAGCGGCGCCGCGAGAGGATGCTACGTTTGATGCGGTCGTAGCTGATCCGATTGACAAGGAAGAGGCCGTAGGCAGCCGCCATGGCCATCGCCGCGACGTCGGACGGCATGAGGACGCTCTGCGTACCTGTCATCCAGACCTGCCTTCCCGAGGGTGACCGATCGTCATGATTCGGGGTCCATCTGCGGGACAGGATAGCACATCAGGCCGTGATGGCAAACTGCGACGGATGGCAGCCTCGCCGGAGCGGCCCCGTTCAGTCTATCAGCTCCTCGCAGTTCCGGTCGCTGGAGCGCTCCCGTATGCGGGCTTCCACGGGCTCAGTGATCCTCGTCGTTCGAGTAGAGCGTGATGTGCCGGCCGCTGCCGGACGTGAACGGACGCTCATCCCAGTCGCCCCATCGTTCACGAAGTCTGAGGCCTGCAGCGAGTGCCATCAGATCGAGCTCCGACGGCCACGCGTATCTGAGCACGACCGGGTACATTCTGGTGCCCTCCCGGCTCAGAACGACGTGCTGGTTCGTGATGAGCTGCCTGACGGGGTCGTGTTGCGTCACCTCGAGCTGGACGGCGTCGAGCCCGACGGACGTGGCCCGGACCGTCTGTCCCCTGTCGAACCGCGAGAGGTCCGGATAGAAGGCCTCGATGAGGAACGAGCCGCCGGGCTCAAGGTGGTCCGCGACGGAGGCGAAGCAGGCCAGCTGGTCCTCCTGCGACGTCAGGGAGAAGAACGTGTTGAAGACGACATAGACCAGACTGAAGGGTCCGTCCGGCTCGATGATCCGGAAG of the Candidatus Effluviviaceae Genus V sp. genome contains:
- a CDS encoding PAS domain-containing protein, giving the protein MTPSGRGRVDQRSIEKLRRRLDEVLADADVAWWDWDIRTNVVTTNDRKVEMLGYEPDAFRGAGYEAFTDLLHPEDYERTMRAMRDHMEGRSPVYQVDYRIRKADGEYTWFMDRGLALERDTGGKPTHLRGLVIDLGSELNDAVHNEAVVKLARAVLPSSDAPDRLVVLCSVCGKLKLSDDDWYEVNASLPDAFPNEISHGICPVCVRELFPEEADEVLAGMGLSA
- a CDS encoding GNAT family acetyltransferase produces the protein MVSIRPFREDDRQAVVRLWQSVFLDPPPHNDPDRDITRKLGVQRDLFLVAEEGNGILGTAMAGFDGHRGWVYYVAVHPEHRRRGIGAALMSSVERRMADSGCPKVNLQVKSSNLRAVSFYRHLGYETEERISMSKRLAPESNALERDEPAAHDAVREGTRGPEIDREAETPAR
- a CDS encoding methyltransferase domain-containing protein, whose translation is MTGTQSVLMPSDVAAMAMAAAYGLFLVNRISYDRIKRSILSRRRWCLNICCGHTDGGGINVDIVRHSAVRNFKRVRDIYRLPFRDRKFEWVLCSHTVEHVDDPERLDRELRRVGRNVLYVVPPLWDLAAAFNVFEHKWLFLTLSKEHRELPRYIKLPFARTIQRAMGQRISA
- a CDS encoding methyltransferase domain-containing protein; translated protein: MKGYEAPTYGDLIAEAYDDLYVDVSEAQLDVLEKLAGDGAALELGVGTGRVALPLAERGVEVHGVDASEDMLDRLRAKPGGEFVRATVSDFRIIEPDGPFSLVYVVFNTFFSLTSQEDQLACFASVADHLEPGGSFLIEAFYPDLSRFDRGQTVRATSVGLDAVQLEVTQHDPVRQLITNQHVVLSREGTRMYPVVLRYAWPSELDLMALAAGLRLRERWGDWDERPFTSGSGRHITLYSNDEDH